A region from the Citrobacter koseri ATCC BAA-895 genome encodes:
- the ddpX gene encoding D-alanyl-D-alanine dipeptidase: protein MSETPELVDLSVIFPSLHIDLKYATADNLTGAPIYREARCLLHTDAVTALAKSISIAQLAGLSLVVYDAYRPQQAQSVLWHVCPDPQYVVDVAIGSNHSRGTAIDVTLMDEHGNVLDMGAGFDEMHDRSHSYHPSVPPAAQRNRLLLNAIMFGGGFVGITSEWWHFELPDAASYPLLDDCIACFPASRTTTQPSL, encoded by the coding sequence TCAGTGATTTTCCCCTCGCTGCATATCGATCTCAAATACGCCACCGCCGATAACCTCACCGGCGCGCCCATTTACCGGGAGGCCCGTTGCCTGCTGCATACGGATGCCGTCACCGCGCTGGCGAAAAGTATCAGCATCGCGCAGCTGGCAGGGCTGTCTCTGGTGGTATACGACGCCTATCGTCCCCAGCAGGCGCAGTCGGTTCTATGGCATGTCTGTCCCGATCCGCAATACGTGGTGGATGTGGCCATCGGTTCAAACCATAGCCGTGGTACGGCAATTGACGTCACTCTGATGGATGAGCATGGCAACGTACTTGATATGGGGGCCGGTTTTGATGAAATGCACGATCGCTCGCACTCGTATCACCCTTCTGTTCCACCCGCAGCGCAACGTAATCGATTGTTATTGAACGCTATTATGTTTGGCGGTGGTTTTGTCGGCATCACCAGTGAATGGTGGCATTTTGAATTGCCGGACGCGGCCAGCTACCCCTTGCTCGACGACTGCATTGCCTGTTTCCCGGCATCACGCACAACAACACAACCCTCCCTGTAA